A portion of the Thermodesulfobacteriota bacterium genome contains these proteins:
- a CDS encoding SRPBCC domain-containing protein — MGGRYDNLAEHTENSDLVLTRAFDAPRERVWAAWTEPDRFAQWWGPEGFTAPRCSMDLRVGGKYLWCMRSPEGRDYWSTGVYLEIVPLKKLVLTDSFSDKDGNIVPASHYGITGGWPRELYIAVTFEEEEEGRTTVTLRHSGIPQEMMDDCATGWNGSFDKLRDSVE, encoded by the coding sequence ATGGGCGGAAGATACGACAACCTCGCCGAACACACGGAGAATTCCGATCTCGTCCTGACGCGCGCATTCGACGCGCCGCGCGAGCGGGTCTGGGCCGCATGGACGGAGCCGGATCGCTTCGCGCAGTGGTGGGGGCCGGAGGGTTTCACGGCGCCCCGCTGCAGCATGGATCTCCGCGTCGGGGGGAAATATCTATGGTGCATGCGGTCGCCCGAGGGGCGTGATTACTGGAGCACGGGAGTCTACCTGGAGATCGTTCCGCTGAAGAAGCTCGTCCTGACGGACAGCTTCTCGGACAAGGACGGGAACATCGTCCCCGCGTCCCATTACGGGATAACGGGGGGATGGCCGCGGGAGCTTTACATCGCCGTGACGTTCGAAGAGGAGGAGGAAGGCCGGACGACCGTTACGCTGCGCCATTCCGGTATTCCGCAGGAGATGATGGACGACTGCGCCACCGGGTGGAACGGCTCCTTCGACAAGCTGAGGGACAGCGTGGAGTGA
- a CDS encoding acyl-CoA dehydratase activase-related protein translates to MAVIGIPRALFYYSYFPFCETFFTELGAEVVVSRPTNKKILRDGLNLSSGELCLPIKLLHGHIADLADRCDLVFLPYVISTQKGSYYCPKLIAAPDIAKAAVPGLSLMSADVDVENFLGSLFSSLREVASKLCTNPVRIYAAYRKALERQAAFEALVAGGTPFEEALSPKPPAGAQAPAVKDGPVVAVIGHTYLFNDAYISFDLLRRLRERGARVVTSDMPSADRIARTLASLECGTHWSLGNRVVASAILFSRRPDVKGIVYITPFGCSSDSLIREYIDANLPEGKPMLVLTVDEHSGDAGIVTRIEAFFDMIGRGRPPRGAGRG, encoded by the coding sequence ATGGCCGTGATCGGAATCCCGAGGGCGCTCTTCTATTACAGCTACTTTCCCTTCTGCGAGACGTTCTTCACGGAACTCGGAGCGGAAGTCGTCGTCAGCCGGCCGACGAACAAGAAGATCCTCCGGGACGGCCTGAACCTCAGCAGCGGCGAGCTGTGCCTGCCCATCAAGCTGCTGCACGGCCACATCGCGGACCTCGCGGACCGGTGCGATCTCGTCTTCCTCCCCTACGTCATCTCGACGCAGAAAGGGTCGTACTACTGCCCCAAGCTCATCGCCGCGCCGGACATCGCGAAGGCCGCCGTCCCGGGGCTTTCTCTCATGTCTGCAGACGTGGACGTCGAGAATTTCCTCGGCTCCCTTTTCTCCTCCCTGCGGGAGGTCGCGTCGAAACTGTGCACGAACCCGGTTCGGATCTACGCCGCCTACCGGAAGGCGCTGGAGCGGCAGGCCGCCTTCGAGGCGCTCGTCGCGGGCGGGACGCCGTTCGAGGAGGCACTTTCCCCGAAGCCGCCGGCGGGCGCCCAGGCCCCGGCGGTCAAGGACGGGCCCGTCGTCGCGGTCATCGGGCACACCTACCTGTTCAACGACGCCTACATCAGCTTCGACCTGCTCCGCCGACTCCGGGAGCGGGGGGCGCGAGTCGTCACGTCCGACATGCCGTCCGCCGACCGGATCGCCCGCACCCTCGCCTCCCTCGAGTGCGGAACGCACTGGAGCCTCGGCAACCGCGTCGTCGCCTCGGCGATCCTCTTTTCCCGCAGGCCGGACGTCAAGGGGATCGTCTACATCACGCCGTTCGGATGCTCCTCCGATTCCCTGATCCGGGAGTACATCGACGCCAACCTGCCGGAGGGGAAGCCGATGCTGGTCCTGACCGTGGACGAGCACTCCGGGGACGCCGGGATCGTCACGCGGATCGAGGCCTTCTTCGACATGATCGGCCGCGGGCGGCCTCCGCGCGGAGCGGGGCGGGGATGA